From Ferviditalea candida, one genomic window encodes:
- a CDS encoding carboxypeptidase M32: protein MDRTLEEKLSAFRALIQKIKSYEEALGVMYWDLRTGAPRKGVEGRSEVIGVLSTEMFRLTVSEEMNAFLDEFTLPEVYSQLDEINRKIVKESKKEYDRSKKIPPEKYQEYVVLTSQAESVWEQAKQESDFSLFRPYLEKIVKYNQEFIELWGYEGNKYNTLLDMYEPGMTVEKLDLVFGQLKDRTVPLAARIKKAKDKPDSSFLHQHYDKGKQREFSRFILKEMGYDFQAGRLDESVHPFATGLNPGDVRITTNFKPDDISFALFGTIHEGGHALYEQNLSEELRGTILCTGTSMGIHESQSRFWENFIGCSLPFWKRYYAEMQNAFPTQLGNITVEQFYRTVNEAEPSLIRIEADELTYNLHIMIRYEIEKALINDEIRVDELPEVWNAKYTEYLGVTPSRDAEGVLQDVHWSGGSFGYFPSYALGNMYAAQIMHTLRKQMPDLDAMIERGELHPVKEWLTDKIYRFGKLLDPSEIILQVTGEELNPAYLVDHLTRKYSEIYRLD, encoded by the coding sequence ATGGACAGGACATTGGAGGAAAAATTGTCCGCTTTCCGTGCTTTGATCCAAAAAATCAAAAGCTATGAGGAAGCGTTGGGTGTGATGTATTGGGATTTGCGGACAGGAGCGCCCCGAAAAGGGGTCGAAGGAAGATCCGAAGTCATCGGTGTGCTGTCGACGGAAATGTTCAGGCTGACGGTCTCCGAAGAAATGAACGCGTTTCTCGATGAATTCACTCTTCCGGAAGTGTACTCGCAGCTGGATGAGATCAACCGCAAAATTGTCAAGGAATCCAAAAAGGAATACGATCGCAGCAAAAAAATTCCGCCGGAGAAATATCAGGAATATGTCGTGCTGACGTCACAGGCGGAATCCGTTTGGGAGCAGGCCAAGCAGGAATCCGATTTTTCCTTGTTCCGTCCCTATTTGGAGAAGATCGTGAAGTACAATCAGGAGTTCATCGAGCTTTGGGGTTATGAAGGCAATAAATACAATACGCTGCTGGATATGTATGAACCCGGGATGACCGTGGAAAAATTGGATCTTGTTTTCGGACAATTGAAAGACCGGACAGTGCCTTTGGCGGCCCGGATCAAGAAAGCGAAGGACAAGCCGGACAGTTCATTTTTGCATCAGCATTATGATAAGGGAAAACAGCGGGAATTCAGCCGCTTTATATTGAAGGAAATGGGTTACGATTTTCAAGCGGGACGTTTGGACGAAAGCGTGCATCCGTTCGCAACCGGGCTGAATCCCGGAGACGTGAGAATCACGACGAATTTCAAGCCGGACGATATCAGCTTTGCGCTGTTCGGCACCATTCATGAAGGCGGGCATGCGCTGTACGAACAGAATCTCTCCGAGGAGCTTCGCGGTACGATTCTCTGCACCGGAACCTCCATGGGCATTCACGAATCGCAATCGAGGTTTTGGGAAAATTTCATCGGCTGCAGCCTTCCGTTTTGGAAAAGATACTATGCCGAGATGCAGAACGCTTTTCCAACGCAGCTGGGAAATATCACAGTGGAACAGTTTTATCGGACGGTCAATGAAGCCGAGCCGTCGCTGATTCGCATCGAGGCCGACGAGCTGACCTATAATCTGCACATCATGATCCGGTATGAAATCGAGAAAGCGTTAATTAATGATGAAATCCGGGTGGACGAACTTCCCGAAGTATGGAACGCCAAATATACGGAATATCTTGGAGTGACGCCATCCCGGGATGCGGAAGGGGTTCTGCAGGACGTGCATTGGTCGGGGGGATCGTTCGGATATTTTCCGTCTTATGCTCTCGGAAATATGTACGCCGCGCAGATCATGCACACGCTTCGAAAGCAAATGCCGGATTTGGACGCGATGATCGAACGGGGGGAATTGCATCCGGTGAAGGAGTGGCTGACGGATAAAATTTACCGTTTCGGAAAATTGCTGGATCCGTCGGAAATTATCCTGCAAGTGACCGGAGAAGAGCTGAACCCTGCTTATCTTGTTGATCATTTGACCCGAAAATATTCCGAGATTTACCGTCTGGACTGA